The Setaria viridis chromosome 9, Setaria_viridis_v4.0, whole genome shotgun sequence sequence CTCTTGTGCTGATCGATACGATACGATACGATCTGCAGGTGGCGGGTGTGGGTACAGCAACACGAACCTGTACCCGTTCAATTCCATGACGACCTGCGGCAACCAGCCCCTGTTCTTGGACGGCAAGGGCTGCGGCGCATGCTACCAGGTGCGAGCATTAACCTAGCAATGGACCGCACCCCCGATCATTTCGTCAATTTGCTTGTTGGTCAAATGCGATAGGTAGCAGTGGCACATGTATGATGTATCGATCTCTTCACGTTCTGTTTTCTCTGCCTACTTCAGATAAAGTGCACCAGTAAGAACAACCCTGCCTGCTCCGGCGAGCCCAAGCAGGTGATCATCACCGACGTAAACTACGACACCAAGATCGCCCCCTACCACTTCGACCTCAGCGGCACGGCGTTCGGCGCCATGGCCAAGCCCGGCTATAACGACAAGCTCCGCAAGGCCGGAATCATCGACATGGAGTTCAGGAGGTCAGTGTAGTGTACTAGTGTGTACCATTTAGAGTAGCACATTTCTGACGATCGTCGTGAGTTGGTTAATAATCGTTCTTTGTAACCTGAAGATGTGATCTCATATATATGCGGCGTGCCCACGCAGGGTGCCCTGCAACTACAAGGGCCTGCCGGTGAGGTTCCACGTGATGGGCGGCTGCAACCCGTTCTACTTCGCGGTGATCGTGTACTACGCCGGCAGTGACGGCGCCGTGGTGCAGGTGGACCTCAAGGAGGCCAACTCCAACACGTGGAGGCCGCTCTACGAGTCGTGGGGCGCCGTTTGGAGGATCGACCCCGGCCACCCGCTGAAGGCGCCCCTCTCGCTGCGCGTGCGCAGCGACTCCGGCAAGATTCTGGTGGCCAACAACGTCATCCCGCTCAACTGGAGGGGCAACGCCGACTACCGCACCATCGCCCAGTTCCGCTGAACGCTCGCTGGCAATGGATGATCGCTCATATAATCATCTCGGTCCGGTTCGTATTAAGTTGTTATCGCTATCTTATGATTGCAAATTGGAAATAGCTTTTGTTTGTTATTACAGTCTTTTTGCGAGGTTTCAAAATTGTTAGTCGTACTTTGCGACTTGGAGAAGTCTTGATACTTTCTGTCGTTGTGTGCATTGAGATCAATGAGATGCATATATACGTGGAATATATAGGAGGCAATGTTATCCATTGCTCCGCTATCACAAGTGTTTACGCGTACCACGCACAGTGTGTAACCGAATCATGTTGGTAAATTTGTACGCGGTGCACCGTGCTCTATCTTACTCGCATGTGCGTCGTATATGAGAAGCAAGCAGTTACAAGTACTACTGGGAGGATCGGAGCTGCCTCGATCCTGACTAATCAGGTGTTTCAGATTATTTTAGTATATGCCGATCTGAATCTTGAACTTGCAATTCACTGTCGCTTTTCAGAGCACTACTGCGCGCTTAAACTGCAGTATATAGCTCCAGCATGTTGCTCAACGTGGAAAAACACGAAGGTTTACTATCccaagttttttattttttttaaatcaagATACACTTGcatttctcatattcatcatCAAAATTGTGAACTAAAATGATCTAAGTACATTACTCGTTGACATAAACTGTAACGGTGAAGAATAATCAAATACCAATTATACCGGGGCATGAAAATCTAAGGCTGCATTTAGATGTCAATATTGGAGACCTTGGCATTGAATTGGTTTCAATACCAAATCGGTCATGATGTTACATTGGGCTACAATTCGAATTCCATTGTTTGGATGACTTTGCATTGCCTTTTGGAATCCATGGAAGCATCCCAATTCATTTCCTGTTTGGATGtgcaaaaatgatgaaattGAAATTTAGTCGACACCCCTTCTCCACCGCACAATCCTCTACCCAGCCAAGTCCGTCGCGCCTCCCATTCTTCGCCAGCGAGTCAAGGAGCTCTTGTAACCGCACATGGAGAGGAGAAGAGCGGCACATGGCTTGAAGAGACAGAGGGGTCATGCATGGGATAGAGGTGGGAGATGGAGCCGCGCTACGGAGCTCCTCCTTTTTCCGCTGCTGTGCTCGAGCTTCCCACCCTGGAGCTCCTCCCTTCTGTGCTCGAGCTCCCCATCGTCCGTGATGGTGGAGGGAGGTAGGAGAGGGGCAGCGTGGCCCatcgggggagggaggagggagggcggcgcagCCCATCGGCAGAGGGAGACACAGGAGGATGGGCAGCCCGCTGAAGAAGGGAGGTAGGAGAGTGTTGGCGCTCGTTATCTACACACTTTAagtgccatttaagtggtgttttatatatatttttatactaacccaccacttggcacctgaaataaccccatttttgcatatgcattgtattttggaggacattctatttttgcaggaaattagacctaaaagtatatttttggataaagtcCCAAACGATCAACAAACCTATCAAAGATGAAGGCAAGCAGGCTCAGaaagagcccaggccgatcggcctggtggagcccaagccgatcggccaggGGTCTTCTAGCCTCCTCCGACACTCATCTTtagcaagcactcctccaagattacttaagggctaagtttgtgaagatatggcaaggatcacttcaggatcaaagaggaatcaaagaggatcaagtgaagatttggaaagttattgaagatcaatcttttTTCCCGGGCTATCGACGAGCTAAGTCTACATGCATAAAAAGATAAGGTTCCTAAACATCAGGGGAGACTTCGCGATGAAGGTGGGCACGAGACAATGAAAGgtaggcccaggccgatcggcctggacccctaggccgatcagcctgggttGTTCCTTCGCCCGATTaccttccaatttctgccacgcgctctccagactataaatactttGAAAATTCCCCGAGCCCCAGCATCCATCCATCAGAACTTGATGAAACCAAAGGCATACACCAAAGGAAGCTGAGAGCCGCTGCAAGTCTTtagagttgtctaggagatggcttataCCGACtctagccgccatggcctccctgcgcgGTTGTGCCATTGAGTTCAGGAGAGCCAGTAGTAGATCTTCGATGGTATGTACtcagaggtgatgatctaaatacatctatttgTTGATGCTGGATTTTAGCCAAAAATCCCATAAAATTCAGAGTACGAGACAGTCGGAATCACATGCGACGATGAGAAGCTAGTGTGCATGCAGAGCCATGTATGCAAAAGTGACTTCATCGGATTGAGAGGTGATTAGAACAAAGAAGGCAAGGATGGTGTCAAGAAGGAAGGCCAGCACGTGCATGCAAGCATGATTAAAATAACTAGAAGCTCAGATATATTCATGTGATGCAAAATATTTCCTAATTGCATTGGCCGAAACAGATTCAAGGAGCAAGCTTCATGAGCAGGAACTCTACATAAGGAAAATTAGAGTCTatgtatcttaatatttccttttatttagATATTTAGTGTTAGGCAAGTTTGTGTAAGGCTCAACCAGGAGTCATTAGTCcgggtataaatatgtaccctGGCCATTGTAataataatcatcaatcaatcaatcaacctTTCGGCACCACGCCGTCAAAACCCTGgaagtaggagtagagtagtttcgacgagttccttTCTACGCACACGGCTACATCGGCT is a genomic window containing:
- the LOC117837146 gene encoding expansin-B2, which translates into the protein MAAVMISFKAIALVAALLSVVATYSAHAEPNYNETTARRELYYSVGSTPSTTWRPARATWYGRHNGAGPDNNGGGCGYSNTNLYPFNSMTTCGNQPLFLDGKGCGACYQIKCTSKNNPACSGEPKQVIITDVNYDTKIAPYHFDLSGTAFGAMAKPGYNDKLRKAGIIDMEFRRVPCNYKGLPVRFHVMGGCNPFYFAVIVYYAGSDGAVVQVDLKEANSNTWRPLYESWGAVWRIDPGHPLKAPLSLRVRSDSGKILVANNVIPLNWRGNADYRTIAQFR